The following proteins are encoded in a genomic region of Phycisphaerales bacterium AB-hyl4:
- a CDS encoding C45 family autoproteolytic acyltransferase/hydrolase: MRRFRPLALLMSLLAVLTLTLAAPAAHASDELARQLRPFLEIMQSNGPAAATIELQLDDPDIAITAHLARFGDDRWLVHVDHDTYSMHLLRSPDDTRMHLPHRNVTFVGQGPTDPDDHLNGPNLLTRLVSKDSEAFLYLNMLQRADANMAATMLTSFAGVRKANDNTWRSRQLGDASFRFDEHEGNPRLHVTHNGMKLTWTVADPSVIRDRFTAPDDADAIDVSRADLERSLVRGMRRGSEVLAPGPALTRPARQSRRVAHGELRWQNDQRLVTLRGTPEQIGQAHGQLLGPEVLRCVDSVLHIVSLVKSIESGQWVLDELRDIQSRVQPFLPERHERELTALANTVGIDREWVVLANVFPEMFHCSGFAVFGSATADGTLYHGRVLDYMTQIGFEHAMAVFVIQPDDHYDFVNVGYAGFLGSVTGMNEHQISLGEMGGSTLGDWDGVPMATLMRRALEETATLDEVIALWTDSPRTCEFYYVFADGKIPDAVGVAATAHDIEIIRSGQTHPRLGEGIHDTVVLSAGGRLEALRQRVTDSHGRIDEQTALACMDRPVAMRSNLHNVLFIPQQLRLFVSHAQGSQPAAERPYEEYDLAALLGITINPD, encoded by the coding sequence ATGCGACGGTTTCGCCCCTTGGCACTGCTGATGTCCCTGCTTGCCGTGCTCACCCTCACCCTCGCCGCGCCAGCCGCCCACGCCTCCGACGAGCTTGCCCGCCAGCTTCGGCCGTTCCTCGAAATCATGCAGTCCAACGGCCCCGCCGCCGCCACCATCGAGCTTCAGCTCGACGACCCCGACATCGCCATCACCGCTCACCTCGCCCGCTTCGGCGATGATCGTTGGCTCGTCCACGTCGACCACGACACCTACAGCATGCACCTGCTCCGCAGCCCCGACGACACGCGCATGCACCTCCCGCACCGCAACGTCACCTTCGTCGGCCAAGGCCCCACCGACCCCGACGACCACCTCAACGGCCCCAACCTCCTCACCCGCCTTGTCAGCAAAGACAGCGAAGCCTTCCTCTACCTCAACATGCTCCAACGCGCCGACGCGAACATGGCAGCCACCATGCTCACCTCCTTCGCAGGCGTCCGCAAAGCAAACGACAACACATGGCGCTCGCGCCAACTCGGCGACGCCTCATTCCGCTTCGACGAACACGAAGGCAACCCACGCCTGCACGTTACCCACAACGGCATGAAGCTCACCTGGACCGTCGCCGACCCCAGCGTCATCCGCGACCGCTTCACCGCGCCCGACGACGCCGACGCCATCGACGTCAGCCGGGCCGACCTCGAACGCTCGCTCGTCCGCGGCATGCGGCGAGGCAGCGAAGTGCTCGCGCCCGGCCCGGCACTCACACGGCCGGCCCGACAGTCGCGACGCGTCGCCCACGGCGAGCTGCGCTGGCAAAACGATCAACGCCTCGTCACCCTCCGCGGCACGCCCGAACAGATCGGCCAGGCCCACGGCCAACTGCTCGGCCCCGAAGTGCTACGCTGCGTCGACTCCGTCCTCCACATCGTCAGCCTCGTCAAAAGCATCGAGTCCGGCCAGTGGGTGCTCGACGAACTTCGCGACATCCAATCACGCGTCCAACCGTTCCTCCCCGAGCGACACGAACGCGAACTCACCGCCCTCGCCAACACCGTCGGCATCGACCGCGAATGGGTTGTGCTCGCCAATGTCTTCCCCGAAATGTTCCATTGCAGCGGCTTCGCCGTGTTCGGCTCCGCCACCGCCGACGGCACGCTCTACCACGGCCGTGTGCTCGACTACATGACCCAGATCGGCTTCGAACACGCCATGGCTGTCTTCGTCATCCAGCCCGATGACCACTACGACTTTGTCAACGTCGGCTACGCCGGCTTCCTCGGCAGCGTCACCGGCATGAACGAACATCAAATCTCACTCGGCGAAATGGGCGGCTCCACCCTCGGCGACTGGGACGGCGTGCCCATGGCAACCCTCATGCGACGCGCCCTCGAAGAAACCGCCACCCTCGACGAAGTCATCGCCCTCTGGACCGACTCGCCGCGAACCTGTGAGTTCTACTACGTCTTCGCGGACGGCAAGATCCCCGACGCCGTCGGCGTCGCCGCCACCGCACACGACATCGAAATCATCCGCTCCGGCCAGACGCACCCACGCCTCGGCGAAGGCATCCACGACACCGTCGTCCTCTCCGCCGGCGGACGACTCGAAGCCCTCCGCCAACGCGTCACCGATAGTCACGGCCGCATCGACGAACAAACCGCCCTCGCCTGCATGGACCGCCCCGTCGCCATGCGGTCCAACCTCCACAACGTGCTCTTTATCCCCCAACAGCTCCGCCTCTTCGTCTCCCACGCACAAGGCTCACAGCCCGCCGCCGAGCGACCCTACGAGGAATATGATTTAGCAGCGCTGCTCGGCATCACCATCAACCCCGACTGA
- the ribD gene encoding bifunctional diaminohydroxyphosphoribosylaminopyrimidine deaminase/5-amino-6-(5-phosphoribosylamino)uracil reductase RibD, whose amino-acid sequence MKWDDQQFMAAALGLAARGRGAVEPNPMVGAVIVRDGQVIGEGWHARFGGAHAEVEAITNARGRGQDVAGATMYVTLEPCSHTGKTPPCAEAVIEAKLARVVIAMIDPFERVAGSGVRRLREAGVTVEVGLCEREAHELNAAFVKRVTMGLPWVVLKWAQTVDGRIATATGDSQWISCEASRRRVHEWRARVDAVMVGAGTAVADDPQLTARDVAVHRLARPVVVDPNLRTPTTGRLATASAKRLTLAVDEAVLAAGGEAVQQWQAKGTSLVGLPRLDGNEGMLDLRPLLRGLVEQHDATNVLVEGGAGLAGALLSQGLVDQVLAFVAPKVAGDASALGAVRGWTLGRMADALPLRLHDVERIEEDVLLDYRVGEARG is encoded by the coding sequence GTGAAGTGGGACGATCAACAATTCATGGCGGCGGCGCTGGGGCTGGCGGCGCGCGGACGCGGGGCGGTCGAGCCGAACCCGATGGTCGGGGCGGTGATCGTACGCGATGGGCAGGTGATCGGCGAAGGTTGGCATGCGCGGTTCGGCGGGGCGCACGCGGAGGTGGAGGCGATCACGAACGCGCGGGGGCGAGGGCAGGATGTGGCGGGGGCGACGATGTATGTCACGCTTGAGCCTTGCTCGCATACGGGCAAGACGCCGCCTTGCGCGGAGGCGGTGATCGAGGCGAAGCTGGCGCGGGTGGTGATCGCGATGATCGACCCGTTCGAACGGGTGGCAGGGTCGGGCGTGCGTCGGCTACGCGAGGCGGGGGTGACGGTGGAGGTTGGGCTTTGCGAGCGGGAGGCGCATGAGCTGAACGCGGCGTTTGTGAAGCGGGTGACGATGGGGCTGCCGTGGGTGGTGCTCAAGTGGGCGCAGACAGTGGACGGGCGGATCGCGACGGCGACGGGGGATAGCCAGTGGATTTCGTGCGAGGCGTCGCGACGGCGGGTGCACGAGTGGCGGGCGCGGGTGGATGCGGTGATGGTGGGCGCGGGCACGGCGGTGGCGGACGATCCGCAACTGACGGCGCGGGATGTGGCGGTGCATCGGCTGGCGCGGCCGGTGGTGGTGGACCCGAACCTGCGGACGCCGACCACGGGGCGACTGGCGACCGCGTCGGCAAAGCGACTGACGCTGGCGGTGGACGAGGCGGTGCTCGCGGCGGGCGGCGAGGCGGTGCAGCAGTGGCAGGCGAAGGGGACGTCGCTGGTGGGGCTGCCGCGGCTGGATGGGAATGAAGGCATGCTCGACCTGCGGCCGCTGCTGCGCGGGCTGGTGGAGCAGCATGATGCGACGAACGTGCTGGTGGAAGGCGGCGCGGGGCTGGCGGGGGCGCTGCTGAGCCAGGGGCTTGTCGATCAGGTGCTCGCGTTTGTGGCGCCGAAGGTGGCGGGCGATGCGTCGGCGCTGGGGGCGGTGCGTGGGTGGACGTTGGGGCGGATGGCGGACGCGCTGCCGCTGCGGCTGCATGATGTGGAGCGGATTGAGGAGGATGTGCTGCTGGATTATCGCGTGGGGGAGGCGCGGGGGTGA
- the lon gene encoding endopeptidase La codes for MAKRTTKRTTQRSTKRPTRRSTGRGPARQAGEANVNPPAEAELVVPATRTGDNPDENEAQAKLPEVMPLLPLRGTVAFPGTVMPLTVGRPSSRQMLEESLPQSKIIAFVAQKDEDVDEPEMDDLYRVATAGTVLKLIRQQDDTVSIIVHGLRRVRIKRLKQEKPYLRAAVEPLTEKSATSRRFEASVNQLRDQARQLIELTPNAPEQALTAMMNIEEPGTLADFLASNLDLDVPAKQDLLEETNVEVRVRTVLRAVTNQLEMARLQQKIQQDVQSSIGQSQRKLYLREQLKAIQRELGEDGEAGESVQQLRDRLEEANLPEEVMNEAQRELNRLDVIPAASPEYSVITTYLELLADLPWNKASEDKLDLERARRILDRDHYNLEKVKRRLIEYLAVRKLNPEGRGPILCLVGPPGVGKTSLGQSIADALGRKFARMSLGGIRDEAEVRGHRRTYIGAMPGRIIQELRRAGTNNPVMMLDEVDKLGADFRGDPSSALLEVLDPRQNNAFVDRYLDVAFDLSQVIFIATANYMGTVPPALRDRMEVIDIAGYTDHDKVEIARKYLVPRQLTENGLTRKQCQWRASGLRKAIDDYTREAGVRELERQIGAVCRGVAARVAGDPKSNGRKNGKKSSRHTSIVDGQLVREMLGPEKYTRELEMRREAPGVAMGLAYTPAGGEVLFVEATAYPGKGNIVLTGQIGDVMKESASAALSLFKSRAPELGYDVKQLADRDLHIHVPAGAVPKDGPSAGVAMYTAIASLLLDLPIRSKLAMTGEVTLRGKVLPVGGIKEKSLAASRVGIKTIVLPKENQRDMEEVDTQVKKKCRFEFVENVDDVLAFALGKTKLKHVTK; via the coding sequence ATGGCCAAGCGCACGACCAAGCGCACGACGCAGCGGTCGACCAAACGGCCGACCCGTCGTTCGACCGGGCGCGGTCCGGCACGCCAGGCAGGGGAGGCGAACGTCAATCCCCCGGCCGAGGCGGAACTCGTCGTGCCCGCCACGCGGACGGGCGACAACCCAGACGAAAACGAAGCGCAGGCCAAGCTGCCGGAGGTGATGCCTCTGTTGCCGCTGCGCGGCACGGTCGCGTTCCCCGGCACGGTGATGCCGTTGACCGTCGGCCGACCGTCGAGTCGGCAGATGCTCGAAGAGTCGCTGCCGCAGTCGAAGATCATCGCCTTCGTCGCGCAGAAAGATGAAGATGTCGACGAGCCGGAGATGGACGACCTCTATCGCGTCGCCACCGCCGGCACGGTGCTCAAGCTCATCCGCCAGCAGGACGACACCGTGTCGATCATCGTGCACGGCCTTCGCCGGGTGCGGATCAAACGCCTCAAGCAGGAAAAGCCATACCTCCGCGCCGCCGTCGAGCCGCTGACCGAAAAGTCCGCCACCAGCCGACGCTTCGAAGCCAGCGTCAACCAGCTTCGCGACCAGGCCCGCCAGCTCATCGAGCTCACGCCCAACGCGCCCGAGCAGGCGCTGACCGCGATGATGAACATCGAAGAGCCCGGCACGCTCGCCGACTTTCTCGCGTCCAACCTCGACCTCGACGTGCCCGCCAAGCAGGACCTGCTGGAGGAAACCAACGTCGAAGTGCGCGTCCGCACCGTGCTGCGGGCCGTGACGAATCAACTCGAGATGGCCCGCCTGCAGCAGAAAATTCAGCAGGACGTGCAAAGCTCGATCGGCCAGTCGCAGCGCAAGCTCTACCTTCGCGAGCAGCTCAAAGCCATCCAGCGCGAGCTCGGCGAAGACGGCGAAGCCGGCGAGTCGGTACAGCAGTTGCGCGATCGCCTCGAAGAAGCCAACCTGCCGGAGGAAGTCATGAACGAGGCGCAGCGTGAGCTGAACCGCCTCGACGTCATCCCCGCCGCGAGCCCGGAATACTCGGTCATCACGACTTACCTCGAACTGCTCGCCGACCTGCCCTGGAACAAGGCCAGCGAAGACAAGCTCGACCTCGAACGCGCCCGCCGCATCCTCGATCGCGATCACTACAACCTCGAAAAGGTCAAACGGCGGTTGATCGAGTACCTCGCTGTCCGCAAGCTTAATCCCGAAGGCCGCGGCCCCATCCTCTGCCTCGTCGGGCCGCCCGGCGTGGGCAAGACCAGCCTCGGCCAGTCAATCGCCGACGCGCTCGGACGCAAGTTTGCACGCATGAGCCTCGGCGGCATCCGCGACGAAGCGGAAGTGCGCGGCCACCGTCGAACCTACATCGGCGCCATGCCCGGCCGCATCATTCAAGAGCTCCGCCGTGCGGGTACGAACAACCCCGTCATGATGCTCGACGAAGTCGACAAGCTCGGCGCCGACTTCCGAGGCGACCCCTCCAGCGCGCTGCTCGAAGTGCTCGACCCCCGGCAGAACAACGCCTTCGTCGACCGTTACCTTGATGTCGCTTTCGACCTGTCGCAGGTCATCTTCATCGCCACCGCCAACTACATGGGCACCGTGCCCCCCGCGCTGCGCGACCGCATGGAAGTGATCGACATCGCCGGCTACACCGACCACGACAAGGTCGAAATCGCCCGCAAATACCTCGTCCCCCGTCAACTGACAGAAAACGGCCTCACGCGAAAGCAATGCCAGTGGCGTGCCAGCGGCCTGCGTAAAGCCATCGACGACTACACCCGCGAAGCCGGCGTCCGCGAACTCGAACGACAGATCGGCGCGGTCTGCCGCGGCGTCGCCGCTCGTGTCGCAGGCGATCCGAAGAGCAACGGACGAAAGAACGGCAAGAAGAGCAGCCGACACACGTCGATCGTCGACGGCCAGCTCGTCCGCGAAATGCTCGGCCCCGAGAAGTACACCCGCGAACTTGAGATGCGCCGCGAAGCGCCCGGCGTCGCCATGGGCCTCGCCTACACGCCCGCCGGCGGCGAGGTGCTCTTCGTCGAAGCCACCGCCTACCCCGGCAAGGGCAACATCGTGCTCACCGGCCAGATCGGCGATGTCATGAAAGAGTCCGCCAGCGCCGCGCTGTCACTTTTCAAAAGCCGGGCGCCCGAGCTCGGCTATGACGTGAAGCAACTCGCCGATCGCGATCTGCACATTCACGTGCCCGCCGGCGCCGTGCCCAAAGACGGCCCCAGCGCTGGCGTCGCGATGTACACCGCCATCGCTTCGCTGCTGCTCGACCTGCCCATCCGCTCCAAGCTCGCCATGACCGGCGAGGTCACGCTGCGCGGCAAGGTCCTACCCGTCGGCGGCATCAAGGAAAAATCCCTCGCCGCCTCACGCGTCGGCATCAAGACCATCGTGCTACCCAAGGAAAACCAGCGCGACATGGAAGAGGTCGACACGCAGGTGAAAAAGAAATGCCGCTTCGAGTTCGTCGAAAACGTCGACGACGTCCTCGCCTTCGCGCTGGGCAAAACAAAACTCAAGCACGTAACCAAATAA
- a CDS encoding Hsp20/alpha crystallin family protein, producing MARRNPMWSFSGQVTAVIRQRGVPKPDRPTSARMWEPAVNVYELDDRVQICVELAGVSRERLQVRVEPGRLWVEGIRQPPDPAPSSEQPVRTVHMEIDDGPFSREIPLPMNVLLDKVQSTYHDGMLCITLPTRPTRGRGRRS from the coding sequence ATGGCGCGACGCAATCCGATGTGGTCGTTCAGTGGTCAGGTCACAGCAGTGATTCGACAACGGGGCGTGCCGAAGCCCGATCGGCCGACCTCCGCCCGGATGTGGGAGCCGGCGGTGAATGTGTACGAGCTCGATGATCGCGTACAGATCTGCGTCGAGCTCGCCGGCGTATCGCGCGAGCGGTTGCAGGTTCGCGTCGAGCCCGGCCGACTGTGGGTCGAAGGCATCCGCCAGCCGCCCGACCCCGCGCCGTCGAGCGAGCAGCCCGTGCGGACCGTGCACATGGAGATCGACGACGGGCCGTTCAGTCGCGAGATTCCGCTGCCGATGAACGTACTGTTGGACAAGGTGCAAAGCACGTATCACGATGGCATGCTCTGCATCACACTGCCCACGCGCCCGACGCGCGGCCGCGGCAGGCGGAGTTGA
- a CDS encoding porin encodes MMSSKSRLVTYRWIALFALLPTAFTLAGGRVLADDFDALRDDMQRMQRQLDAQQAVIERQQRELESLRPTDAQERWLDEARSEQVRQLAAEVIADADARDTRRPWAGHDGTFSLRSADGRFRLNIGALLQPRYVYTHRAGDAEDSSTFTINRAQLDFAGHVFDPRFTFRLMPEFARDPEMLDAWVNFAFMDQLQVRAGQFTVPFQWHRVITHRRQHFSQRGLASETFGVPGGYDIGLMVHGRGSQRDWDYALGFFGGEGRNVGITEGTGHMAVARMSYALMGTLPTAESDITTMDGPGLSVGGGLLGAWDNTLRDWDRGQSLVGDTAGDWLAATADVHYRWLGISLAADGYWRHVSPSDSAVASYDGWGFGVSAGYTFMPELYEVVARVGQAMADTNVGDTRQREYGIGLNIYHEGHAWKTRLNYLYLDTPLGDSGRFILEHHLDF; translated from the coding sequence ATGATGTCTTCGAAATCCCGGTTGGTGACGTATCGATGGATTGCCCTGTTTGCCCTGCTGCCGACGGCTTTCACGCTGGCGGGCGGCCGCGTGTTGGCGGACGACTTCGACGCGCTGCGCGACGACATGCAGCGGATGCAGCGGCAGCTCGACGCACAGCAGGCCGTGATCGAACGGCAGCAGCGCGAGCTTGAATCGCTTCGGCCGACGGATGCGCAGGAGCGCTGGCTGGACGAGGCCCGCTCGGAGCAGGTGCGTCAACTGGCGGCGGAGGTGATCGCGGACGCGGACGCTCGCGACACGCGTCGGCCTTGGGCGGGACATGATGGCACCTTTTCACTGCGGTCGGCCGACGGACGGTTTCGATTGAACATCGGGGCGCTGTTGCAGCCTCGCTACGTCTACACGCACCGGGCCGGCGACGCGGAGGACAGCTCGACGTTTACGATCAACCGCGCGCAGCTCGACTTCGCGGGGCATGTGTTCGACCCGCGGTTCACGTTTCGGCTGATGCCCGAGTTCGCTCGCGATCCGGAGATGCTCGACGCGTGGGTGAACTTTGCCTTCATGGATCAGTTGCAGGTGCGAGCAGGCCAATTCACTGTGCCGTTTCAGTGGCATCGTGTGATCACGCACCGCAGACAGCATTTTTCGCAGCGCGGCCTGGCGTCGGAGACGTTCGGCGTGCCGGGCGGGTATGACATCGGCCTGATGGTGCACGGCCGAGGCTCGCAGCGCGACTGGGATTACGCGCTGGGCTTCTTCGGCGGCGAGGGGCGAAACGTGGGCATCACCGAGGGTACGGGGCATATGGCGGTCGCGCGGATGAGCTACGCGCTCATGGGCACGCTGCCGACCGCCGAGTCGGACATCACCACCATGGACGGGCCGGGCCTGAGCGTCGGCGGCGGTCTGCTGGGCGCGTGGGACAACACGCTGCGCGACTGGGACCGCGGCCAGTCGCTGGTCGGCGACACGGCCGGCGACTGGCTCGCCGCCACCGCCGACGTGCACTACCGCTGGCTGGGCATCAGCCTCGCGGCCGACGGCTACTGGCGGCATGTCTCGCCAAGCGACTCGGCGGTGGCGTCGTACGACGGCTGGGGCTTCGGCGTCTCGGCGGGCTACACGTTCATGCCGGAACTCTACGAAGTGGTCGCCCGCGTCGGCCAGGCGATGGCGGACACGAACGTCGGCGACACCCGGCAGCGCGAATACGGCATCGGCCTGAACATCTACCACGAGGGGCACGCCTGGAAAACCCGCCTGAACTACCTCTACCTCGACACTCCCCTGGGCGACTCAGGCCGATTCATCCTCGAACACCACCTGGACTTTTGA
- a CDS encoding phosphoribosylformylglycinamidine synthase subunit PurS produces the protein MTATPTTVADSPAAVSRVFRFEVRAVEGQVDPHAETVHREAASAFAGEPSVERVLAARVYLIEAAVDGSTLEPAARELLGDPVAQAVHVGVGPTAERAATVEVHYQPGVMDPVAQSTREALVEALPSLSLEQVDVRTGWRFDLVFAEGAARPSEADLRGFAERALANPVIQEIHLSPFHPDAFPHGHAYKLHLTNVNIRDLDDAGLMKLSREGHLFLSLDEMQAIQHYYREADREPTDIELETLAQTWSEHCVHKTLKATIDYKSEIRNPKSDIRFEGRPGHEVHEDGTVTIHNLLKSTVAAATHELMSKEPHSTWCVSVFEDNAGIVRFDDEDGVCIKVETHNHPSAIEPYGGAATGIGGCIRDILGTGLAAMPIANTNTFAVAPPDTTDLPRGVIHPKRVLQQVVAGVRDYGNRMGIPTVNGSVYFHNDYLGNPLVFAGCIGLIPLDKCFGSARPGDRIIALGGATGRDGIHGATFSSAELTDTHADEFSHAVQIGNPITQKKTADVILKARDWEDGPLFSAITDCGAGGFSSAVGEMGEKVGAYVELEKAPLKYAGLSYTEIWISEAQERMVLAVPAEKVDTLRALCESEDVGFSDLGAFGCGTDGATHEQPDEPTLILTYEGTQVGQLTMHLLHDGIPTPTRQAEWGSQKVSGSSSLVSGSGSKQLETRNSKLETLLSHPNIASKHWIVRQYDHEVQGGSVVKPLVGPEQDGPSDGAVVRPKLDSRRGVALASGMAPHLSEKATGEGLAVDGDSYWATLAAIDEAVRNAVCVGADPARIAILDNFCWPKCDDPQQLGSLVRAAEACYDGAMAYRTPFVSGKDSLSNQFTTDTGRVITIPPTLLVTAMGIVDDVARSRTMDAKAAGNALLIVGQTSPALGGSHYTAMGFANEGDNLTIPRLDLKQGPRNARAVASLIADGLIASAHDCSDGGLLVAAAEMAFAGRIGLQLDLTHLPVTRELDIDTACYAETPSRYLLEVSPAKLDQVLKKLLEIDAPFAQIGTFNDSDQLTVRTDREGQTFDATLDELRNAWLAPLDW, from the coding sequence ATGACCGCCACGCCGACGACTGTTGCCGACTCGCCCGCCGCGGTGAGCCGAGTGTTCCGATTTGAAGTGCGCGCCGTGGAAGGGCAGGTGGACCCGCACGCCGAGACGGTGCATCGCGAGGCGGCGTCGGCGTTCGCGGGCGAGCCGAGCGTTGAGCGTGTGTTGGCAGCGCGGGTGTACCTGATCGAAGCGGCGGTGGATGGGTCGACCCTCGAGCCGGCGGCGCGGGAACTGCTGGGCGATCCGGTGGCGCAGGCGGTGCACGTGGGCGTTGGGCCGACGGCGGAGCGGGCGGCGACGGTGGAGGTGCACTACCAGCCGGGCGTGATGGACCCGGTCGCGCAGTCGACGCGCGAGGCGTTGGTGGAAGCGCTGCCGAGCCTGTCGCTGGAGCAGGTGGACGTGCGGACCGGCTGGCGGTTTGACCTGGTGTTCGCTGAGGGCGCGGCTCGGCCGAGCGAAGCGGACCTGCGCGGCTTTGCCGAGCGAGCGCTGGCCAACCCGGTCATTCAAGAGATTCACCTTTCGCCTTTCCATCCCGACGCGTTCCCGCACGGCCACGCGTACAAGCTGCACCTGACCAACGTCAACATCCGCGACCTCGACGACGCGGGCCTGATGAAGCTCTCCCGCGAAGGCCACCTCTTCCTCTCGCTCGATGAGATGCAGGCGATCCAGCATTACTACCGCGAGGCCGACCGCGAGCCAACCGACATCGAACTGGAAACCCTCGCCCAGACCTGGTCGGAACACTGCGTTCACAAAACACTCAAAGCCACCATCGATTACAAATCCGAAATTCGAAATCCGAAATCCGACATTCGCTTCGAAGGTCGCCCGGGCCACGAAGTGCACGAAGACGGCACGGTGACGATTCACAACCTGCTCAAGTCCACCGTCGCCGCGGCGACGCATGAGCTGATGAGCAAGGAACCGCACAGCACCTGGTGTGTCAGCGTCTTTGAAGACAACGCGGGCATCGTTCGCTTCGACGACGAAGACGGCGTGTGCATCAAAGTCGAAACGCACAACCACCCGTCCGCCATCGAGCCCTACGGCGGCGCGGCGACAGGCATCGGCGGCTGCATCCGCGACATTCTCGGCACGGGCCTCGCCGCCATGCCCATCGCCAACACCAACACGTTCGCCGTTGCTCCGCCGGATACGACCGACCTGCCGCGCGGCGTGATTCACCCCAAGCGCGTCCTCCAGCAGGTCGTCGCGGGCGTACGCGACTACGGCAACCGGATGGGCATCCCCACCGTCAACGGCAGCGTCTACTTTCACAACGACTACCTTGGCAACCCGCTGGTGTTCGCCGGCTGCATCGGCCTTATCCCGCTGGACAAATGCTTCGGCAGCGCTCGGCCGGGCGATCGCATTATCGCGCTCGGCGGCGCGACGGGCCGCGACGGCATTCACGGTGCGACCTTCTCCAGTGCCGAGCTGACCGACACGCACGCGGACGAATTCAGCCATGCGGTGCAGATCGGCAATCCGATCACGCAGAAGAAGACGGCCGACGTGATCCTCAAAGCCCGCGACTGGGAAGATGGTCCGCTGTTCAGCGCGATCACCGACTGCGGCGCGGGCGGCTTTTCCAGCGCGGTCGGCGAGATGGGCGAAAAGGTCGGCGCCTATGTCGAACTCGAAAAAGCGCCGCTGAAATATGCGGGCTTGAGCTACACGGAGATCTGGATCAGCGAGGCGCAGGAGCGTATGGTGCTCGCCGTGCCCGCGGAGAAGGTGGACACGCTTCGCGCGTTGTGCGAATCGGAAGACGTAGGCTTCAGCGACCTCGGCGCGTTCGGCTGCGGCACGGACGGCGCGACGCATGAGCAGCCTGACGAGCCGACGCTGATTCTGACATACGAAGGCACGCAGGTCGGCCAACTCACGATGCACCTGCTGCACGACGGCATCCCGACGCCCACGCGACAAGCGGAGTGGGGGTCGCAGAAGGTTTCTGGTTCCTCGTCTCTCGTTTCTGGTTCGGGAAGCAAGCAACTCGAAACGCGAAACTCGAAACTCGAAACGCTGCTATCGCACCCCAACATCGCGAGCAAGCATTGGATTGTTCGGCAGTATGACCACGAAGTGCAAGGCGGGTCGGTGGTCAAGCCGTTGGTCGGGCCGGAGCAGGACGGGCCCAGCGATGGTGCGGTTGTTCGGCCGAAGCTTGATAGCCGAAGGGGTGTGGCGCTGGCGAGCGGGATGGCGCCGCATCTGTCGGAGAAGGCGACCGGCGAAGGGCTTGCGGTGGATGGCGATTCGTATTGGGCCACGCTCGCCGCGATCGACGAAGCGGTGCGCAACGCGGTGTGTGTCGGGGCCGACCCGGCGCGGATTGCGATACTGGACAACTTCTGCTGGCCGAAGTGTGACGACCCGCAACAGCTCGGCTCGCTGGTTCGCGCTGCCGAGGCGTGCTACGACGGGGCGATGGCCTACCGCACGCCGTTCGTGTCGGGCAAGGACTCGCTGAGCAACCAGTTCACGACCGACACGGGGCGGGTGATCACCATTCCGCCGACGCTGCTGGTGACGGCGATGGGCATCGTGGACGACGTCGCCCGCAGTCGCACGATGGACGCCAAGGCCGCGGGCAACGCCCTGCTGATCGTCGGCCAGACAAGCCCCGCGCTCGGCGGCTCGCATTACACCGCAATGGGCTTCGCCAACGAAGGCGACAACCTCACCATCCCGCGCCTCGACCTCAAGCAGGGCCCGCGCAACGCCCGCGCGGTCGCGAGCCTGATTGCAGATGGGTTGATCGCGTCGGCCCACGACTGTTCGGACGGCGGGCTGCTCGTCGCCGCGGCGGAGATGGCCTTTGCCGGCCGCATCGGTCTGCAACTGGACCTCACCCACCTGCCCGTCACGCGCGAGCTGGACATTGACACCGCCTGCTACGCCGAGACGCCCAGCCGATACCTGCTGGAAGTCTCGCCCGCGAAGCTCGACCAGGTGCTCAAGAAGCTGCTGGAAATTGACGCGCCGTTCGCACAGATCGGCACGTTCAACGACAGCGATCAGCTCACCGTCCGCACGGACCGCGAAGGCCAAACCTTCGACGCCACGCTGGATGAGCTTCGCAACGCCTGGCTTGCGCCGTTGGACTGGTGA